The Melitaea cinxia chromosome 9, ilMelCinx1.1, whole genome shotgun sequence DNA segment GAAACACAAGGATTATATGGTGTGGGTTTCATAGTTAAGAAATATCTTAAAGGAAGTATCTTGAGCTTTAGAGGAATATCAGAACGAGTGGctcttttaaaactaaatataaacgGGTATCAACTAGATATACTACAAGTCTATGCACCTACAGAGATTTCAAGCGATGAAGATGTGGAACACTTCTATAATACTGTTAGCGATACTTTGAGGAGCTGTGATAGGAACGTAATAGTCATGGGTGACTTTAATTCTAAAATTGGGCAGCCTAGACCTGATGAAAGCTTGGTAATGAAGAACTATGGATACGGTGTAAGAAATAGTAGAGGCGAGCGCCTTGTAGACTTTGCATACGAAAACAAATTATGCATAATGAACACCTTCTTTAAAAAACCCAACAATCAAAGATGGACGTGGAAATCGCCAGACGGAGTAACAAAGAATGAAATTGATTACATACTAacaaatttagataaaaatgttcaaaatgtgcaagttttaaatataaattttccttCCGATCACAGACTTATAAGGGCATCTTTGCTATTACGAAACCTAAAGAAAAGTCGTAAAAAATTCACAAACCACTTGCTGAACTCATTAGAGAAAGATTCagaaatattaacatataaaagCTCTCTAGAAAAACATAAAGAACAACTTCAATTTCAAGATGAAGCCACTATACAAGCTAATTATGACAAAATCATCCGAGCCGTAACAAAGAGTCTACATAATCCCGAACAACTTTCCACTAAACCTTGTGTATTGTCAGCTTATACCAGAAAAATTATAGATCAAAGAAAAAAGCTACATGGAATTAAACCGAAGACACGAACACAGAAAAATGAGTTAAAAGCTCTGTATAAACTCATAAGTAAAAGCATAAAAAGAGACTACATGCTCTATCGAtcaaaaacaattgaaaaacatataaatactagTGGCAGCGTTAAAAGAGCACCTAAAGAATTAAATAGTAGCAAGATGTGGATAAGCGAATTAAAAGAGTCGGGTAAATTATCACATAACAGGTCTGATATTATAAAAACTGTAACAAACttctacaaaaaattatatgattGTCAAGCTTTAAGTGACTCAAATAAAATTGTCTTTACCAGCGCCCAGCACCCTCTAGATGATATCTCAAAGGTAAAAATGATAGACGAGACCgagattaaaaaagaaattaaaagactaaaaactaaaaaatgccCAGGTCCTGATGGAATTACTAACGAAGCAATAAAAGAAGGCAGTGACTATCTTACACGTCCTTTGACAGAGCTATTTAACTCTATATTAATTTCAGGTATCACGCCGTCTCAATGGTCGGAGTCCGACATAATTCTGCTCTACAAAAAAGGCGATCCAACGGAGATATCCAACTATCGCCCTATCAGTTTGCTGCCAACGCTCTACAAACTTTTTTCATCTATAATAGAAAAAAGAATTAGTAAGAGTATAGAGGATCACCAATCGATAGAGCAAGCTGGTTTTAGACGCGGATATTCTACGATAGATCATATCCATGCAATTGAACTAATAATAGAGAAATACCGTGAGTACCGGAGACCACTCTACATTGCATTTATAGATTATCAAAAAGCCTTCGACACAATCCTACACTCCTCTATATGGACAGCTTTAAGGTCACATCACgtagaacaaaaatatatagaagTTATAAAGTATTTGTACAACAACTGTAGTAGTAGAGTAAAACTTGAAAGGACAGGACCGCCGATACCAGTGAAGAGAGGTGTACGGCAAGGCGACCCACTGTCACCGAGAATTTTTATAGCGGTACTAGAGATGGTCATCAAAAAGCTAAACTGGGACAGAACAGGGCTAAACATTAACGGTAAATTTATTAGCCACCTCAGATTCGCCGACGACATTATTCTACTATCTGAAAGTGATAAAGAACTGGAATCAATGATATGTTCACTGAAGTCTGTAAGCTTTGAAGTAGGTTTAGAAATGAATTTGAGTAAAACCAAAATTATGACTAACAGTACAAAACAACCCTTATATCACGACGAAAATCCATTGGAATACGTGGATAGTTACATATACCTAGGCAAACAAATTTCCTTCAGTAAACAAAGTAACGAATTAGAAGTTGGGAGAAGAATTTCAGGCGCATGGAAAAAATTCTGGAACCTAAAAGAAATCTTTAAAGGTGCTATgccattaaatttaaagaaaaaagttatggATTCTTGCGTGCTCCCCTCTATCACTTACGGATGTCAAACGTGGAAATACACACAACAagtgaaaaacaaaattaaatcctGCCAACGGAGTATGGAAAGAAGCATGATAAATGtgagaaaaatacaaaaaatccgACACGACATCATACGTAAAAAGACAAAAGTTATAGATGCACTCGAATTCTCAAAGAGGTTGAAATGGCGCTGGGCGGGCCATATAGCCAGGATGAACGACGACCGTTGGACTTCTCGACTTACGATATGGCAGGGCCCTACGGGTATTAGAAAGAGAGGGAGGCCAGTAACTCGTTGGGAAgacgatataataaaaatagcaggAAAAAACTGGAAAACAATTGCAAAAGATAGAGATAAGTGGAAAAGTCTGGAGGAGGCCTTCACCCTCAAATAAGAGGGGTTCTTGCATGGATGCATGATATTTAATAGTTTGGTTTGGATACATTTTTGAAtttgataagtttttaattttaaattttgaatctgTTTAATGCAATCatagtttaaattttgaattttattttggaaTGCAACTTTAAAgatgaataaattttgaaaatttataaaataaatttgtgttgagaattttattttatttttttagttctaatttataaatttacatgtTAATGCAATATCACATTGCAATCATATTACAAACGAAAGATGAATttgattgataataattaattattacatactgCTTGTTTATTGTTACTAATCTTATCTTTTGATTtgtatacattaatttaattttcatatttaattgttGATTTCATTTGACTTTATTGactttcttaattatttttaactaaaaattataatacattgaaATTGTGTAGCTAAGATCCtgtttgatttatttgaataattttcctTGATTCGATTAGATTTTGTTTAtcttaatgtatatattttaatttgaataaacttcatttaatattgttaacatAATGATAgaataatacttgtttttaattctaattgtataaaataggAAAGAGTTAAAGTTTAGTGTAAAGTTAAGTTTTTGTGAAACCAagtgtaataacaaaattacttaAGTTCTTAGATGGAAATGGGTATTTTTCTGTTAAATGTATACATTGAATTATGTtagatgtatttattttggTACTTTTGTCAAAATtcgcaagaaataaaaggctttttttatttttttttttttttttatctatatagatatatatctatatatctatatgtctatatagatatatatctataaGTATATGATGTGtatgataaaaatacaaatactaacTTAATTAGCGCATATCTGTGGCTTAAGCTAATAGTGTTTAAAATAAGTATCAAAATTGCTTACCACATCAGTTAGAATATATCCTGCGACAATAGGAGCGAATAAAGCAAAGACGTTTGACATGAAATTGCTTAAACTCATCATGACTCCAGAGAAATTACTCGATATGTCGATATGATTGATCTAGAAGGAAATAAAAACTCAGAAAggtgttaaaattaatattaaaaaaaattgccagtatgaatatttcattaattttaccAAATGTAAAAATAACCTTAAAATGTTCATTATTAGAAGTAAATTAAAGTAAGCTAAAAAGAAATTATGAAACATGAATGGAATAACTTATATAACAGaacaagttaaataataaaataccgaTTGCTACTCTGCCGACTGCTTGCTctattcatcacatcatcacatcagcctatcgcagtccactactggacataggcctccacaagttcgagccaaaaatggcgtcaactcatgtgttttgcccatagtcaccacgctgggcaggcgggttggtgaccgcagggctgactttgtcgcaccgaagacgctgctgcacgtcttcggcctttgtatttcaaagccagcaattggatggttatcccgccatcggtcggctttataagttccaaggtggtagtggaaccttgttatcccttagtcacctcttacgacacccacgggaagagagggggtggctatattcttcactgccgtaaccacacaacattACTTACTAGACTCTCTTTAAAAATGTCatgcagtaaaaaaatattgtaacactTACCGTAAAACCTACGTTTGTTGCTATTTTGAagctacatataaatattaataaggcTTCGACTACGTAAATATTTCGAGGAGCGTATGCCAATGCAATTAATCCTATGCAAGCTGGAATACTTCCTGGAATATAACggaatgaaattaatatttataatatacagtaATGAAGTTAGTTAATTATTTAGAGTTTGtatgttattcttttttttttttcaaataattatatttgtgttttacaacaattttaagctatatataatttttttccgtTAAATTAACGCAGGTTAAACCAGGCGGTAAgcctagtaatattattatattacacttaAGTATGTATTCTTGGGGTTTTTCACTGTCTTTACGATTTCTTACCTTacctgaagtagggcacagcatgaaattttctgctcaaaatatggaccagcccgactggggtagtacctcgaacttacagaagatcacagctaaataatactgctttcaagcagagttgtattcctgttggtgagtacggTGACTAGAACCTCTGGTTTTAGAGACGTCTATAAACCACGGTAATGGCTTACCATCATGATCATCATGAGccatacgcttatttgccgatctccttaaacattaataaaaattgtgtgtgtcagctccgacgcacgaatAGAGTTTAGTCCTTCAGATCGaatgtctaaataggcacaaaataGCTTACAGATTAcaaattaataccatatcaaatggtcaataaacaaattaaatagcgccatctatcggaacccactAGGGTTACAACGTAATAAATTGACGCAAAACGACGTGGGAtcaacaaaaacgtaacgatgTCATTCGTTCATTATATTTTActcgtcatatttttttcataccagggacttatatgaaaattgattGTTAAGAAGTAAACGGGTaaagtagacgggtcctagagtggagaccgcgtcttggcaaacgcagtgtgggacgtccttcggcccgttggaccgacgatctacgtaagattgtcggtgtcggctggatgaggattgcggaagaccgggatgtctggcgcaaatttgggaaggcctatgtccagcagtggactgcaacaggctgaagcgaagaagTAAGCTCCAATAAACTCTAAAAATCAAAACTTCGAATAGTGCGGAAGCCTGTCGATTCTGTTTGATATCCTAAAAGTCTAATAACAATCGCTACTTGGAACTTGAAAATTTTCCGACAATAGTGGAACAGCATTGCTGATTTATTTCTTCTTTAGAGCCCTTACCCAGCAGTAGGTTATATAAAGTCTTATTCGAATTTAACTAATTATACGAATACAACATCTCAGTGTAACTTACCCATTGAATTAGCCAATTTTCTTGTGCTCCTAACACTTAGAATTTTCTTAACAATAAGCATGTCAGTGAACCAACTGAAGAAGAAATTAGTAAACCACATAGCGAGAAAGGGAAGCGCAGTCAAAACTCCGTTCTGAaatcatttatttgtttaaagaaaaaaaagttaaacattaaactataactaaaattagtattaaatttaGACTAGGTTCTAATATTGTAGTATAGAGTTAGTAAACCTAATCTAAGTTCATTATCACATCAGTCAGAAatcttttaaaaagtattttagcaGTGTTCGATATAAAGTGTTCGTAAAGATATTCTACGACCACGCTTTGCGCAGtaattacaattacataataattatgtcaaaTGTTGTATACTTAGTTATTTGTTGTGATCTGTGCCTTACTGTTTGTGAAATATGTTCTTTCCGGACTCCTGATGCAGGGTTTTTCAGTGACCCGTTTAGTGTGATgtgtttacttatttatgttaGGTTGGTGATACAAATTTTGCCACCTTACTAAACTGTAGTTAGATAAGAAGATTAAGGTGATTATAATTGTAGTTAAGTTAGGGTGTAGGTAGTagtgtcaaaataaaataaatacagttaaataaataacatctgTGGAACACGGTATcgttaaattacaaattacatcgacctcttatttaaaaaattgtgtttgctcgaaaagaaaaaaaaaaccgacttcaattacatcgactagttatacaacgtaagtagacgaaaaaaattaacaaacgcactagtcgtcactacgattttcaagggtttccctagatttctctgggatcccatcaccagatcctggtttccttataccATGTATGaccacacttgagatatctcctttccaaaaaaaaaagaattatcaaaatcggttcataaacgaccaagttatccccgaacatacattaaatatatacggtcgaattgagtaacctcctcctttttttaagttgtttaaaaaaagaccTACAAAAACCATAAAGCTCTACTTTTTGGTCGGTGCAtttgtttttagaaaattatatgctAAAAAAAATCGGATATCACTTACCGCTTTAATATTTACACCCATAACTTTGTCCATGTATGCAGGGACCTCAGAGTACAGCGTGAGTTGACCCCATGTATTACCAATATGGGCTAAAATTATGGCATACAATCCTCGACATCGAAGTATAGAGCCCCAAGGAACACGAAGTTTCTATAAATTTTCGTAATCATTAAACGTTACGAGTAAGACCATGTTTCAAGCCAAACTTTATAGGTACAAGTATAAGCCccttgattaatattttttcattgattcAGCATGTAACATCCAACTTCTAGGCAGAGACCAATTTCTCCATATATAGGAGACGGGACAAAACATAATTCATCACGCCAGCTCTGTACTACGGTTTGGTAAAGATGTTCCCATCCATATCGATCGCTCatatgtctatgataacaaccaggactgaCAGCTTTACCTAATCTTTGAGTTGCGATGAGAGACATACTAGAACTCACACCGAGACCGAAAACAAATATTGCTACGAATACAATTATCCACTCCGAGTGAGAATTAAACCCCCACCGCGGATGTTTAGGCGCCTTcacgtaccactacaccagagcggttgtctCTAAGTATAAACtgagttaatttaatatttgccGAGCATATCATAATTTAAGGAGtcattactatttaaataaatttaattaaattaaaaattaatagatttagtaaattttctatttatctattttacCCCTTGAGGGAGGAATTTCCAAATAACGCTGAAATAAatgcttatttatttctaatcgAAAACCTGGACGGTCTCATTCGGTATTACTTTATACTAGGTTACTTTTTTCTAGGTTAAATGATTATGAGGATTCTTCTCGTTTTCGAAACgtggtgcttatcatgtggtcttatttaaattagatcGACTTGACGGgtagttttttagttttacttttgAGAATCTGTTTACAATATAAGTTACACTGAGTCTTCCCAATAAGTTATCGTAGATACTTGTTGTGGGAATGACTCGCGTCTTCCCAAGTCTTTAACTAAGATTTCATACAAACGGCAACAATATGAcacgattttatatatataaaaaaaaaaaaaaaaaaaaagaattagcacaatattttatttttaatcagaaGATATCGAAGCCtgacaaataaatgaaaaacgtagaacaattttaataagtaaatttagaATAGCTTTACTCTTATTGATAGTACGAAcctttttactattttcattGTTTCCTATGCCTCCTTCGATATATTGTCTTTCAGCGGCTGATATTTTCGGATGTTCTGCTGGACTGTTAGCACTTAAAACCAGGATCGCTCCACCAACTATTCCAGAGAGAATTCCGTAGAAACGGAAGATTCCCGGCCAGCCAAGTGGAGACGCGGCGATGAAGCCTGTGATTGGTAGTCCAAGAACAGCTCCCAGTGCTTGACCTGGAATACATAACTCTATTTCAATCGCTAGCAATTCTATTCCTAAATATCtcttgctttatttattttttagtctcCAATGGTGGCAAATAATGGTTTTGCCTGAAAATATGtagataccgtagcctatgaatGATTGAAATACCAGAAGTCTTACAAGTGTATTGCCAACCCTATTTTTAACCTTCGCCAAGAGATGTGGCTATCTTATTGTCTTACTGGGATTTTCTTTGAATTGGTGAATCATCTGAGTTCTATCATACTTTAATGAactaagtataatataaaatcacaatttaaaatactttttgacCGACTTAAAAAGGGAGGAATCTCTCAattcgaatttttttatttttatttttttacgtcttGCCTCATAATTTCTTACAGGgcttaccgattttgatgattagtTTCTTTAATGGAAAGCTCATATTTGTCGTGTGGTTGCATTTAAATTGTACCTAATGATTGttaaattgactattttttgcgACTACCTACGTTCTGGTTGTAaagtgaagtcggtttttttttcgtttgccaacaAACAATGATAAGACATTACATGTTaagtcaattaaatttttatttcctgCTTCAATGAACATTGTTGATTTACCTTGTTGAGATTATTGAAATTGTGTATATTTGCATTAAAACGTGACAGTGAAAGTAAATACACTTGAGTTTACGTAACAAGTTAATTAAGATAACAATTCGGTATAGTTTTGAACAAATAACGATTGTATgctataaattacaaataattaaacaagcTACTAAATTTCTACAcaatcgcaatttttttttcttttgaaaccTACTTGAATAGAGaaattttagattttgattttaataaaaaacagagAAGATGGCGTAATTTTGGAAACGTAATTGATAACTGATTTACAATGGTAGTTTacatattactaataaaaaaatgtacagtcaCATCAAATTTTCATGTTAGCGCAATTATTCGAAATACTGCTATGAGGCTaccgtaatcgcttactatcaggtgatttgtacgcttgtttgccgaactagcacgtataaaaaaaaattcaataaaatattttgggctacataaatattgataaaaaaacaacaaaagctATTAATTGCATTCGGTAGATACTAAACTACTGTTGGGTAGAAAGTGTTGAACCATTCCAAAACACAAttcagtaaattattattactgttgCAAGTTATTTAGCTATGTAAAGTGATTTGATATGAATAACTTTCAATCTCttcaaaattttcatatacAATGTAGCTTGTGTATCATTCTAAATCTCTAGCTCATGACATGTCATGTTTCATACCTACCTACAAACATTGCATTCGTTTTCCATGCAAAGGTCATCAATAcccatttatacatttattttccacattttagtttcattttattaaattaaaatacgaataattGAGATATAGATTACCTCCGTACGCTAAACCAGCTAATCTTCCCCTTTCTTCTAATGTTGTCCATTTCCCAAACATAGTGTGCATACCCGGAACAACACACGCTTGACTCAAACCTTGAACTGTTCTGAATATTGCGGTCAATATCCAACCTCCctgaaaattaaaaaccaaGTATTTACACTTTTGCCAGCTTCTAGTTTTTTACCCTAAACATTTCATGTATTAATTCGccttataataatgtaaatgtttgtcataattACTCctagagttataaaaatattacgaacGTAATAAAATCTAACGAAACCGTCTAAAAGCTTTTTTctcgttcatttttttttcaagcaaCATTTTGATTAAACTGCAGTAAAATTTTGAGTACAAGAGTTGGTAATAAAAAAGAGTTCAACTTACATTAAAACTGAAAACCAAAGCTTTCGtaaatcgtataaaaataatgtttaagatCGTTAAAAAAAGGGGGAAAACAAGGATAACTGCctttttaaaagtgtttttgTCGGCAAATAatggaaaatatataataaaataataaaaatatataaaataataataataataaattgtgccCTAATTTCCTTAAAACTTACGTAGATAGTTGCCCAGGGTAAGCAGAAGGACATTAAACAGTTTACAAAGAGAGCACCACTAAGCAAATATCTCGCTCCGAAGAAATGAGCTAACTGACCAGCTGGAATTTGCAGCAACATATATCCAAAAAAGAATGATGACAATACTGTATCTTGTGTCTTCTTATTCCAATTAAGTTTGGGATACTGAAAAATTGCACTTAGTTAACATTCctgtctataaaaatattatatatctatatgattatttcacaaattttatatatcagattATTCTATGACACTTATACTCACGGGTGGTACCAAAAGAAGTGAATGAAGAAAACCACCAGAATTCTTTTGATTCGATTCTGTTTGATTCGTGTTTTCAATATTGATTCCATTAACAGCATACAAAGTTccatttatattgttttctgttagtgagttatttatatttaatgcgTGTTGGGTGTTTAAATCTGAGTCAACCATAGCCACCAAAGCCACTCCCATACAAGCTCTCATACTGTAGGCAGTTGTTAAACAACAGAAGAGAATGAGACACTGTGAATGTCTGTAACCCCATCCTGAAActgatacaaaaatattaattgttttgttgggcacttaattgtaatatttctgtcatgaaaaagtttttaagtaaaattttggTATGAATGAAATATGGGAATATtaagtcacagcactggtttgtggctgttgcgctggtggttgcaggttcgatccctgcacatgacaaacatttgtattgaccataccgatgtttaccgtggtctggatgtttgtgcagttcttgtgggtctccccaacgtgcctcggagagcaagttaagtcatcgctcccggttgttatcatgtacacttaatagcaatcgttactcacagtagggaatatatccgccaactcgcatcggagcagcgtggtggattaagctctgttcctcctcctacatggggaaagaggcttatgcccaacagtggaatattgcaggctgaagcgtataaacaTGCATGCATGcaacttaacaaaaatataaatttcacagataataattaataaatgtgaCTCATTAGCAATATAAAACAGCTCAATACTAAGAATTAATTTcagtaaaatattatcttaCCTTTAAAGTCAGTGAAACCGTCCGTAGTTTTGTTACGTAAATCAGTTCTATCATTGTCTTTACCGTTTCTCATAATGATTTTA contains these protein-coding regions:
- the LOC123656200 gene encoding putative inorganic phosphate cotransporter: MRNGKDNDRTDLRNKTTDGFTDFKGWGYRHSQCLILFCCLTTAYSMRACMGVALVAMVDSDLNTQHALNINNSLTENNINGTLYAVNGINIENTNQTESNQKNSGGFLHSLLLVPPYPKLNWNKKTQDTVLSSFFFGYMLLQIPAGQLAHFFGARYLLSGALFVNCLMSFCLPWATIYGGWILTAIFRTVQGLSQACVVPGMHTMFGKWTTLEERGRLAGLAYGGQALGAVLGLPITGFIAASPLGWPGIFRFYGILSGIVGGAILVLSANSPAEHPKISAAERQYIEGGIGNNENSKKKLRVPWGSILRCRGLYAIILAHIGNTWGQLTLYSEVPAYMDKVMGVNIKANGVLTALPFLAMWFTNFFFSWFTDMLIVKKILSVRSTRKLANSMGSIPACIGLIALAYAPRNIYVVEALLIFICSFKIATNVGFTINHIDISSNFSGVMMSLSNFMSNVFALFAPIVAGYILTDVTDVKLWRKVFFVSAGWYFFTNLAYVIFGIAERADWDNPPEETYDVEDAKEMEPMIKDENTSNGEKKS